TTGGTTGCTTGTTAAAGTTATGCGggtattagtaatacatgtattagttatgcagagTTTAGTAATGCAGGGTTTAATAATTTCTTTGGGTGTTGGTTTGTTATGTTAAAAGTTAATAAACATTATATACTTCTTAAAAGGTATCAATGTAACATTATGAATCGATTTAAAGAATCCAACTAGACTCTATAAATCTAACAAACATGTAAGAACAGGAAAGGTGAGTAAATCAGAGATATATGATTCTGGATTGAAATCTTGGGATTGGAACAATGTAGGATTTAGTCCATTGTGGTGGATTTGGGACAGTTGGATCTCCGAATAGGTCTGTGGCGGCGCTTGTGCCGATTGTGGATAAGGGGGTGATGGAGATTGAAGATCTTGCATCTGGGTATTTTGCTAAATTCGATCAAATTGCTCTGAATTTTGAGGAAATGCAGACAGTAATCAAGATCTGGAAGTGAAAGAAGATGGATTTTGTAAGAAATGCAAAATTTCTAATGAAATCACTCACTCCTCACCGTGTGTTTACTTAATAGAAAAGAGTTGGGTAAGAAGATGATCAAAATGGTGCTTATGTTTTCTAAAAAGATGTGGAGTATATTTGATTGAGAGTGAAGGGTAAAGTTGtcaatttgtatttttattcagGTATTAGTTATTCAGGAATAACTTATTCCATCTTCTACccgcataaaataatacatagattgactcataacttatacatgtattagttatgtgattttctaattttctaaCCAAACATAGTATTGTGTGTTGAATTTTATACCTTACACAAAAATGCTGCCAAACATGGTAAAGCTTTTGCAATATTTTATACCTGAATAAATCAACCCTCATCCAGTAACCAAACGGCCCCTCAGTACATCATATGAAATACAGAAGGGCACAAAGCTACAAAACTAGACAAGGCGGGGACAAAAGAGATgacttaataaaataaaacacatACACCaaggaaataatagaaaagatGTTTTCCATGTTGCATTTCTTTAACATTCTGCAAAGACATGAGACACACTGATGCATTTAATAACAATCTCAACATACCTGGATTGAAGTGAGTATAGCAGCAACATCATATATAGGACTCCACTGATTTTGCAGTATGTCCAAGCAAATACTTCCATCGGCATAAACTGACCATAGATAGATAAACAGTGATATGAGAAATCAGCAAAACTAAAAATTACTCAATCTTATACTTTGTATGAAAAAGACACAAAGTAGAATTAAGGCCTTTtttaaatgtaaagttgaatCGAGGCTAATACACAAGGCAAGAAGTATCCATTCCTAATGACTTGAGAGATCTTGAATTAACTTCTGAACAAGgtacaaatgaaaaataaacagGACATAGATCTAATTGACACACATACATTAGATCAATTCTCTCAATAAGCCAATaattaaacataaaaaaatacaacGCTCAGATTGCATAGGTACTGAGCTTCAATTGCATGGACTGCCAGCTGTAAATAAAAGATAAGAAAAATAGGTGCAGCAAAACAAGGATATTTGGGGGAAAAGAGGGGCTACAtttactttcttttgggtcCAGAGGAAAAGGGAATCACGGGTGTGGCACAAGTACATCAAATTTCAGCTGATAGTTCCCATGTACTTCCACACTGTTATTTCTCCGAATTTATATCATTTTGTTACAAGGGCATCTATATTGATATTCTctactatttattttatttcatttatgatAAGTTTCTCCACTATATTGATTACTTTAAAAGATGTATaaaaatgtatttaaaaaaaGATAGAATATGTAGCCATATGGGGTGAACGTACAAGAAGTGCAATGGGCCATTGCTTTTTATATTTCACAAACTTTGACTGCATTATGCATGTAAAATGGCAAGATCAAATATTGAGACCAATTTATTCAGTACAAAAAAAGAACTTCAACTAAAAGTGGTAAAGTACATGGCCTAATCTAGTATGAATTGGAATTAAGCTTTAGGTCTTAACACATACACAACTTTTACATACGCATGAATCACAAAGCATATTCACTTTCATACACAACCCAAGCAGCTATCAGAATATGGCTAATTTTCTCCTATTCAATAACTTCAAGAAACAGTTAAATAGGAATTGGAATATGCATCAATATTTTCAAGAGATAAATGAGGGAAAAGCATATTGTTTACATTCTTTATAAGGACATGTTTATATGATATAGGTATTACAGACTACAGCAGGTGATGGCATGAGAATTAGGTCTCAGATGGACTGGCTCTGTGGAGGAACTCTGGGAAAAATAATTCCACAAAGTGTTGGCATGGTGACAGAGATGCAAGGGTTTTTGATATATGAAGAGTTAAAACCAAAGAATTACATGGCACAGAATTTAGACTAACGATAAAGGATTAAGAATAATAGAAGATTGAGGAATCTCTTCACAGAAATACAAATAGCCTGATGGTGATGAGGGGCAGGATAGGATGATGATACAGAGGGAGAGAATGCACTGCGAGGAGTTTCAAAATGGAGATTGACGGGTGATGCAGAATGTGTGGCCTGtgggatattttttttaaaaaaaaaggaagctGGCTTCCTTCTCAGTGCACACAATGTGAGACGCAATACTAACTATACTAATTTAAAAAGGTCCCCGAATCAAAATAACTCCTTGTTGATACTACTAGTCTTGGCACCACAAGATAAACTGAATAAGCAACCTAAGCTTAAAGTTGAAAGTTTACCTGTTCTATGGACTATAATTACGCGAAGAGTGGGAGAGAAAGAAAATGCAACGGTTATATAGGCTACTTACTATTCGGATGGAACATCCTGGATATAAACCGAACCGTTGGAGGCTTGTTGGGGTAATCCTCCGAAAACTGAAGTGTCAGCTTAAACGTACCTGTACACAAATAACAAGTTTACTAGTCAGAATTGGGGTGAACGGCATGCTATAAATATGAGGGTTCTTGCCCATAAAAACAAAGACGCGCCTGCTCATCCTCCATTTTATTGAAAGAGGAAAATCAAGGATGttaaatcaacaataacaacaacatacccagtgaaatcccactaagtggggtctgggggcATAGTGTAGTGGGGTCTGGGGGCatagtgtacgcagaccttaccactacctcgaggagttagagaggctatttccaaaagaccaaggatgttaaatcaatattttaaaaatgattatGGTGGGGACTATGGTCATACAACACAAAAGACAGATTCCTAGAAACCTTCTTCACTGGAAGATTGTAAACAGATCATCCTAGCATGAAAAGCATATGCATTACTCAGGTGGTAGTGATTGTATCCACACAAGTCACAAGATATTTCATCCACATAGTTAAGTGTCTCAAAGTGCAATTTAAGCATTTAAAAGGAACACAGAAATAACAAAGTAAAGAAGAAAACAGCAAGTGGCATTTGACTGTGTATCTATGCCTCTGGAGAAAAAGATTGTAACTGAACAAGAATTTCCTCACCTCCATCCCAAGGTGTATCATCAGGACTGCATTTCAAAGAAACAAGAAACGGAAGTGCATAAGTAGAAAGAAGTACAACAGCAATCAATCATAAAGTACAATTCAATCATTTAATCCAGAGGCATACCCGAATATAACAGCATTCCAAAGCATTATATTGTTGTCATAAGGAGCACCACTGATGCCAGCAGGTGGATCCTGCTGTAACCTCTTAAAATCCCTCATCAATCTTTTCCTCGCCGGCGTCGACATCCTCACCGCCTAAATCCACTAATCACAATTCAACAACTTGTCAAATTcgaaaaaataatctaaaatttTCACTAATTTACGTAGCAGTTTAGGGAATCAGATGGTATGAAATCGAACGGAGTCAAAAACAGTAAATCAAGAAAACCCTAGATccacaaagaaattgaaaataattcCATAAGATATATAACCATTGATTGAGATGTAAAGGAGGAAAATGAATTACCTGAGTGTTAAAGCGGCAAGAATTTCAGTCAATCTTGGATGTTTGATTAGTTAAGAGTTGAGGTTCTTGATGGCCGGGCGGACCTCCTTGGGGGAAATAAGGAGACTTTGAGTTTGCGTAATATGTAAGCTGCGACCCCAATATATATACACCCTCCACCCTACTCCGTTTTCATTTTAATCTATATTACTTTACGATTTTATcgcaataaattaattttttcttatttctccTATCAAATGAGtcctaataaaataatatattttatatttaatgttaataatttataataatataagtatttatattttttttaaaaaaaaactttcttgAATTTGATGCTCAAACAAATACCAGCACATAATTGAGAAACAAGGAGAAAACACATTATtcttttgataaataatttagTAGTAATTGAATATGAATTAGTTGATATTCTGGAGAGACAAAAAAATTGTACTTGAAATTAAACtgaaaaaaagagtgaaaacttgaaaagaatttaaaaaatttaaatttatatttttcgaTCTTGAAGTTGAAATAATGAATCAATTTGATAAAGAAATGCTCACTTGAAACAACCTTAGACtattatttccaaaaaaaaaaaaggtcaaatctaTGGACGTTTTAGGCCTTAATCTTATCATATCTATTTTAGCATTAATAATACCATGATTTATTGGGACTATTTTGTCATTTTGACATAAAAGTTTATTCTTGAAGACgaaaatgaaaatatatatgtggAATTCTAACCACTATACACTGTGAGATCGTTTGGTGTGATGAATAAGAGGGTTTAATATCGGGATAACTTTTAAGTGCCCTTAAATTTCTTGTTTGGTTGTAAAggatgggataacttatcccaggaCTAACAATTAGTACTGGGATAAGTTTTCCCTCCCTAAGTGTGGATTAGTAATCCCAGGATAACTTATCCTGGGataaagtatgtaaaataacaaaataccCCTTTAAACTCTCTTTTATACACAACTTTTTATATTCATGCATATTAACCTAATTTTTAACAgcatttataataacattcacaaccttaaattgttatttttatggtaatatatttttctattaaaaattacattttataaatagagtttctatttattaatatattataagttgaatttatttgtctaattcttatgtttatttatattttgatttctcttataAGGTTCACTTCACTACTAAAttgcatatttttaattaaatagctTATTGctcacttaaaaattatattttatataccaATTAAAATGTAGTTAACtttaaaatgtagataattttaataataaaatttattttactttaataaacttaaaatggaggttttatttttaaactaaataagacgggagttttatttttaagctaaataagatgaaagttttatttttaagttaaataagatggaaaatttatttaaagttaaataagatggaagttttatttttaagttaaataagataaaattttaattttaaaaacacacggtacaatcatgaaaatacatacacaaaaatatttaagttaaataagatgaaaaaattatttttaagaatgaataattaaagcttgcaaagaaaatgcaaaaataaaaaaactaaataaggtggagggtatttttgtaaacaaacaacttattcttagaaattatgcaatgaatataattttgaaaatgacaAACCAAACAAGTAACAAAAACTCTTTTCAGCATAACTAATCTCAGCATAATTTATCCCAACATAACTTATCCCAACATAATTAATTAcatcataacttgtatccaAATCAAACGACCCCCGAGAGAATAACGTTTAATAATACTTTATACATATTCTACTTACCTATCAAAGATTTTTGTAAAAATTCGTGTTCTATTAAAATACTAAAAGgcaaaagggcagcccggtgcactaaaactTCCGCTATACGCAGAGTCCAAAAAATGACCTGACCACGAGATTCTATTAAAATACTATTTACATAAAATGAGACAAAATGGACACTTGAGATGTTGTATGGTAAGTATGTAGACGTGTTAAAAGGATTGCAGAAAAGATGCACTGACTTAAGCCATGTTAGGTTATATGATGTACAAGCTTTCTAATTTGTTGTAACTTGTAATCACATTAATCAGACTGTATTTACTCTTAATTGTTACCACAACGGAgacattaattataattatctTAATTGATAGTTGTGCTGATATATTCGTGTTTAATGTAACTACAGTATACAATGTATCCAAAAGACAATCGTGTACGATCATAGGCAAAGCTAGACTTtcacaaattcaaaataaaagaatattaacaatatttccACAACGGTAGGTTTTTTGAAAGACAAAATGAGTGGATAATCCAAATAAAATAGATACAAAAAAGTATAGATAGGAGAATAAATAAAGGGTACTAATATCTCTTTTCCCATTAGCACGTATAGGGAGCGGAAaagggacttacacatgatatttattgacctagaaaaggcctatgacaaagtCCCAAGGGAGGTCCTATGGAGTTGCTTGGAGGCGAAATgtttacctgtggcatacattagagcgattaaagacatgtatgatggagctaagaccagggtaaggacggtagggggggactcggagcactttcctgttacgatggggttgcaccagggatcgactcttagcccgtttctattcgccctggtgatggatcaattgactagacaaatacaaggtgaggtgccttggtgtatgttgttcgcggatgacatagtcctgattgacgagactcacaacggagttaacgacaagctggagggctggagacagacgttggagtctaaaggatttaaattgagtaggaccaagacagaatacttggagtgcagtttcagtggcctgccacgtgaggctgacggggaagtgaggctgggtacccaggccattcaaaagaaaagaagcttcaaataccttgggtctattatacaggaagatggggatatcgacgacgatgtttcacaccgcatcagtgcagggtggatgaaatggaggctcgcctccggagtgctgtgtgacaaaaaagtgccaccaaaactcaaaggcaagttctacaaagtggtggttagaccgaccctATTGTACGGGGtagagtgttggccaatcaagaaacttcatgtccagaagatgagagtcgcggaaatgcgaatgctgcggtggatgtgtgggcacactaggatggatagaattaggaatgaagatatccgagacaaggtgggagtggcatcggtggaggacaagatgcgggaagcgagactgagatggtttgggcatgtgaagaggagagacacagatgctccagtgcggaggtgcgagaggttagctatggacggtttcaggaggggcaaagggaggccaaagaaatattgggaagaggtcattagacatgatatggcacagttgcagctctccgaggacatgaccttagataggaggctatggaggactcagactaagatagtgggctaggtggccgatcggttctccatagtagtcgtagtcgcgCTCATTTGTCTTAACATAGGATTGTGCATGGGtttactgcttatattagttggcccagtctactttgggtatcctattttatctatagtagttaatgcccctttatccccgatctttcctaccctgactttatcgctttatcgctctcattattcactattcattattcattattcattattcatatctttatattgtctgttatatgcctggctttactgacctatgtcttgtttttccttgtttctcctcccttgtttcttctctcttaagccgagggtctttcggaaacagccgccctaccttttaaggtaggggttaggtctgcgtacactctaccctccccagaccccacatggtgggatcacactgggtttgttgttgttgttgttgttgatgcatATAACGGAGCAACCAACCCCCTTCAACATCTCTCATAATGTGTTCTACGCTGTTGAAAGCTAGattctcttcttttatgaagAAAGGAAAGGCTTGTTATCGATGAAGAAGATCTTTATACTCTTCATCCTAAGTCACTCTCCTCGGGAGTTCTCTTCTTGACTACACCCTCCTCGGCTTTGTTATCCAAACACTGATCCTGAGCAATCTCTTCTGGTTCAGCACTTAGCTCAACGAAAAACAAGCTTTCTTTCCAGTTGCGATTAGGAACGTTAGGTTGACTTTGAAAAGGCTATTAAGGACCAGGTGAAGAATGTCCTATCTTTGATATAAGGGGTATTTTCATGGCTTTGTTGCTTTTTTTTCATCCCACTACTTGGTTTATAGTAAAATCTGGAGAATATCAACTTCTCGCATTCTTCTTTTTGGTACGTTTATGGATTCTAAATTTTATAATAACGATTTTAAGTAATAATAAGTGAgttcaaaattatatatatattaatatatatatatatatatatatatatatatatatatatatatatatatatatatatatatatatatatatatataaataaatttattaacataaatatattatttaaataaaatcacTGAGTTCGACCGAATCTACAGAGGTACTAATTCCGCACCCGTGTACAGTGTATAGGTCTCATCTAATTTCTAtgaattataagttttttttaaaaaaaaatgtttcttATCGATGAGAGTGATGAAATAAATCATTTGTGGTAAACACTGTTAAGCATTTGAAGTTGGGCAACTCCCACCATATAAGTTAGCTTTTAGATCCGATTTtaatattatgtaaaattaaGTTTTGAACTTTAACCCACACCCCAAAAGATAACATTGCCCTGAAAGAGTCAACAAAGCCTGCTGTGGAGCTGTCAACAAATGCAGAGTCAACAAAGGCTGCTGTGCAGCCGCAACAAATGCAAATGAAGAGTCAACAAAACATGCGCGTAGAAAAAGATAAACAAAAGTTGTCAGAAAACGCGTATAAAATTAAACGTGTAATTTTCTTACGCG
The sequence above is a segment of the Solanum dulcamara chromosome 11, daSolDulc1.2, whole genome shotgun sequence genome. Coding sequences within it:
- the LOC129872844 gene encoding ubiquitin-conjugating enzyme E2 2-like; its protein translation is MSTPARKRLMRDFKRLQQDPPAGISGAPYDNNIMLWNAVIFGPDDTPWDGGTFKLTLQFSEDYPNKPPTVRFISRMFHPNIYADGSICLDILQNQWSPIYDVAAILTSIQSLLCDPNPNSPANSEAARMFSENKREYNRKVREIVEQSWTAD